A region from the Nonlabens sp. YIK11 genome encodes:
- a CDS encoding regulatory protein RecX, with the protein MNDSQKSYSLEEATRAVERFCAYQERCHQDVERKLKKMGMIQDAIDQIIPHLLQHNFLNETRFAKVFAGGKFRIKKWGRVRIVRELKMRGLNKKTIDIGLAEIPEEQYRLTFDTLSRKRNNQLTETDKYKRRKKLADYLLYRGWESHLVYAKAKELIPDD; encoded by the coding sequence GTGAACGACTCTCAAAAATCATATTCCCTAGAAGAAGCCACACGAGCGGTAGAGCGCTTTTGCGCCTATCAGGAGCGTTGCCATCAGGATGTGGAGCGCAAGCTTAAGAAAATGGGAATGATTCAGGATGCAATCGACCAGATCATACCGCATTTGTTGCAGCACAATTTTTTGAATGAAACTAGATTTGCAAAGGTGTTTGCCGGTGGGAAATTCCGTATCAAGAAATGGGGTCGTGTGAGGATCGTGCGTGAGCTTAAGATGCGTGGCCTCAATAAAAAAACCATCGACATCGGGCTTGCAGAGATTCCTGAGGAGCAATACAGATTGACATTTGACACGCTTTCGCGAAAGCGAAACAACCAACTTACAGAAACTGACAAGTACAAGCGCCGCAAGAAACTAGCGGACTATCTGCTCTATCGCGGCTGGGAATCACACCTGGTTTATGCCAAGGCAAAAGAGCTTATACCAGACGATTAA